CAAGTGCTTCTGGTGAAGAAACTCCAACAGATTCGAAATTAAATAACCTAAGTCTAAAAGCAAAAGCTATTGTTGAAGCTGTTGGTGGTTACGAAAACATTACAACTTTTGCAAACTGTGCAACAAGACTTCGTTATGAAGTTAAAGACTCAGATATTGTTGATGAAGCAAAATTAAAACTTGCGGGATGCAGTGGTTTGATTAGATTAGGAAAGAATTCAATTCAAATTATTGTAGGTGTTGAAGCTGAAAACATTAACAATGAAATTGAATCAAATAAATAATATAAATAAAAGATTACTTGCTTATTAGCAAGTTTTCTTATACTCTTATTTCTTTTTCTTGTATTCTTCTTTTGTTTAAAAATGCAATATCAATTTTTTGTATATTTTGAGAATTTAAAAGATTTTCATTGTTTTTGATTTTTATTGATATAGGTATAAAAACTGTGTTCATAAGATTTTTATTTTCGTTTAAAAAATGATTATTATCTTTTGAATTGGTGGTATATAAATCTCCCAAAATTCCATAAATAATACATCTTTGATTTTCTTTATTGCTTTTTGTAACTAAAATCAATTGTGAATGGTTATAAGCTCCATCAATATCAAATTTTGGTTTTAATTTAAAAAATTCAAATGCAAAAGTAAATAGTTTTTCTTGATTAATATTTTTTATAATATTGACAAAAATCTCAAGAGCGTTTAATTTTTTGTCAATTAAATCTTTTTTGTTTTTGCTTATGTCTTTAATTAACTCATCATAATTTAGTTGATCATTTTTTATATCTCTATAAAGTTCAAAATTATTGTTCTTATATTTTCTAAATAACTTTTTGTTGTATTGCAAACCTAGTGAATGCAGTAAAAATTTTTGTGTTAAAACTAATCTTAATTTAACATCAAATTGTGATTCATTATTTGCCTTTTTTAATAATGAAATGCTTTTATACCTATAAAAGAATTCAATATATTTAGTTAATAAATTCTTAAAATTTTGATTATTCATTTTTTTCTCCTTTATTTGTCAATTTATTGATACAAACAAAAATCTAAATTTAATGTAAAATATTTACATTATGATAAATGACACAATTGCAGCAATATCTTCAGGTGGTAAGATTAATCAAGCCATATCAATAATCAGAGTTAGTGGTCAAGATAGTATTGAAATAGTTTCTAAAATTTTTAAAGGAAAAATAGGAACAAATCAAACAATAACTTATGGCCATATTTTTGATAATAAAACAAAAGAAATTATTGATGAAGTTTTAATTGCTTGATTTATAGGAAATAAAAATTTTACAGGCGAAAATACTGTTGAAATTAATTGCCATGGTGGTGTATTAGTAACCAATAGAATTCTTGAGTTATTATTAGCTAATGGTGCTCGAATGGCACTGCCAGGTGAATTTAGTCGACGTTCATTTTTGAATGGTAAAATGGACTTAATTAAAGCTGAAGCAATTAATGATTTAATACATGCCAAAACATTAAAACAAAGTGAATTAGCCATTAAGAAATTTGATGGCAAAACTTCAAACATGATTAAATCATTTATTGACGAATTAGCCTATTTAATAGGTCAAATGGAAATAAATATAGATTATCCAGAGTATGAAGATTTTGAAAATGTTTTGACAAAAGATTTAATTTCTAGATTGCAAAAATTGCAAGACAAATTGAGCTTAATTATCAAAGAAAGTGAAAACTCAAGATTAATTTTTGATGGCATTAAAGTTGCTATTCTTGGTAAGCCAAATGTTGGAAAAAGTTCAATATTAAATTGCTTAATAAATGAAGATAAAGCAATAGTTACAGATCAGGCTGGAACAACTCGTGATCTTGTTGAAGCTTCATATCAAATTGATGGTTTATTATTCAAATTAGTTGATACCGCTGGAATTAGAAAAACTAATCGAAAAATTGAAAAAATAGGTATTGAAAAATCTTTTGAACAAATTGAAAAATGTGATGTTGTAATTCATGTTAATGAAGCTAATACTTTAGAAAATGATTACGATAAAAAAGTTGAAAAATTAGCTAAACAATTTAACAAACCATTAATTAAAGTAATTAATAAAGTTGATTTATTAAAAAATAATAAAAAGAAAAAGAATGTTATTTATGTCAGTGCTAAAAATAAAAACATTGATGATTTAAAGGAAGCATTAGTTAATATTTTTTCAAAGAATGAAATTAACAATGAAGAATACGTTGTTAATGCAAGACAACTAGCATTGGTTAAAAAGGCTCATTCAAGTATTTCTGATGCAATTGAATCAATAAATAATGGCATTGATGTTGATGTAGTAATTATTGATGTAAGACAAGCTTGAGCTGATTTAGTTGATATTTCAGGTAGAGCTGACAATGAATTATTGCTTGACGAAATGTTTAAAAACTTTTGTTTAGGAAAATAGAAATAAGAAAGGAACAACTATGTCAATAAAATATATTGATGCTCATACTCATCCATTAAAAGAATACTATGATGACAATTATCATGTAATTGAAAGAGCTCATGCTAAAGGTTTAGTAGCTTTATTAATTACCGGATGTAATGAACAAGAAAATGAAGAAGTTATTAAAATTGCCAAAAACTTTTCATATACTTTTCCTGTTATTGGAATTCATCCAAATGAATGTCATGGAAAGGTTGACGGCGAAATTATTGAAAAGCAATTAGATGATTCTGTTGTTGCAATTGGCGAAATTGGTTTAGATTACTTTTATACACCAGAAAAGAAAGATATTCAAATTGAATCATTGCATGCTCAAATTCAAGTAGCTAAAAAACACAATTTACCAGTAGTAATTCACATGCGTGATGCATATGAAGATTTGTACGAAATTATTAAACAATATTATAAAGATGTTGTTTTTATGATTCATACATATAGTGGTAACTTATATTGAGCCAAAAAGTTTTACGAATTAGGTTGTTACTTTTCTTTTAGCGGAGTGGCAACTTATAAAAATGGAACTGAAACTATTGAAGTTTTAGATTGATTGCCAATTGATAGAATATTAACTGAAACTGATGCTCCTTTTCTTTCTCCAGCTCACAAAAGAGGTGAATTAAATTATCCAAATTATGTAATTCAAACAACTCACTTTATTGCAGGTATTAAAAAAATACCAATTGAAAAATTTACTGACCAGATTTTAAAAAATGCAAAGGATTTATTTAAGATAAATGTTTCAAGAAAATAAATTAAAAGCCAAAAAAAGATATGGTCAAAATTTTTTAAAAGATCAAAATGTTATTAACAAAATAATTGAATTGATTAAACCACAAGGTGAAAAGATTTTAGAAATAGGCCCCGGAAGAGGTGCTTTAACTAAAATTTTAAATCAACAAGCAAAAGAATTTACTGCTTTTGAAATAGATCAAGATATGGTTGATTATTTACAAAAAAATAATATCTTAAATCAAAATCAAATTGTCCAAGGAGATTTTTTAATAGCTGATTTGAAAAAATATAAAAGCTATGTTGTTGTTGGGAATATTCCTTATTACATAACTAGTGATATTATTTTTAAACTATTAGATTATCGACACAATTTTAAAAAAGCTATTCTTATGGTTCAAAATGAAGTGGCTCAAAGATTAGTGGCTAAACCTAATCAAAATGATTACAGCAAACTTTCAATAACAGTTCAATATTGTGCTGATGTTAAAAAAGAATTATTTGTTAAGAAGACTTATTTTGATCCAGTTCCTAAAGTTGATTCTGCTATTGTTTCTATTACTTTTAAAAATGAAGCAAATGATAATTATGAAAATTTAAAAGACTTTTTCAAATTATGTTTTTTAGCTAGAAGAAAAAAATTATCATTTGCTTTAGCTACAAAATATAGTAATGATAAAATTAAAATTGCATATAATAAATTAAATTTAAAAGAATTAACTAGAATTCAAGAATTAGATTTAAAAACTATATTAGCTTTATACGATTGCTTAGAAAATTAGGAGATTTATGGACTTAGATTTAGAATATGAAAAAGAATTAATTGTTGTTTGTAAAAACTATCATGAAGAAGCACAAGCTTATAAAAATGCCAAAAAGTTCATAATTATTTTAGTAACGCTTTGCTATCTTATTGCTTTTGGACTTTTTGCGGTTTGATTTACACTTTCAATGGTTTTTGGCTTTGGTTATTTTAATGTTGGCGCACAAGTTGCAATTTTCTTATGTTTCACAGTGTTCACATTATTTGGAACTTTGCAATTATCTGGTTGAATTTTAATAATGAAAGCCATCAAGTATTATGAAAGTGATCAAAAAGAAAAAGCTATTAAATACTATAAAGCATATTGTACAATTGCTTTTAAACGCAAAAAAGATTACAGTGATAAAAATTCTAATAACAAAAATGATGATGACACAATAATAGTTAAATAATTTAGGAGCATTATGAAAAAAGTAACAATTATCGGAACAGGTGCCTGAGCTTCAGCACTCGCAACTGTTTTAAGTAAAAATAATAACAAGGTTTTAATGTGAGGAATTGATTCAAGTGAAGTAGATTCAATTAACAAAGGAAATAATAGTAAATATTTTAAAGATGCTTTATTTAATAATCCTTTTAATGTAAAAGCTACTTTGGACTTAAATGAAGCTTTAAAAGAATTTGATTATTTAATTTTAGCTGTACCTTCAAGTGCAATTACTTCTGTGTTAGAACAAATAAAGGAAACAATCAAAAATAAAAAAATAAATGTTATTAATGTTGCAAAAGGTATTGATGAAAAAACAAATGAATTTTTTTCAGAAGTTTTAAACAAACAATTTGCGAATAATTTAAAAAATTATTGTACTTTAATTGGTCCTTCTTTTGCTGTTGAAGTTTTTGAAAATGTTTTAACCATGATTAATGTTGTTGGTCCAAAAACAAGATTTTTAAAAAAAGTTTCTGAATTATTTAATAATGACACTTTTAGACTTGTTGTTAATGAAAATGAACACGGTTCAGAATTGTTTGCTGCTCTAAAAAATGTTCTAGCTATTGGAATTGGAATGATTGATTATTTAAGACCATATCGAAATACAATGGCGGCCTTGCTTTCAATTGGTGTTAAAGAAATTCACATGGTTTACAAGAGAATATTTCCTGAATCAAATGACAATATGGGATTTGAATTAGCAGGAATTGGCGATATCTTTTTAACTTGTTCAAGTACAAAAAGCCGTAACTTTTCTTTTGGTAGACAAGTTGCAGAATTTGGCTTGGAAGCAACTTTAAAAAATAATAAGAAAACTATTGAAGGATATCATGCTGCTAAAATATTAGCTAATATTCTAAAGAAAAATAAAGATCTTAAAATTGTATTTTTAAAAAGCATAATTGATATTTTATATAAAAACAAGAAACCTGAATTACTTTTAGATTTTGTTAAAAAATATAACTAAAAGTTTGTTTTATAGTTGTTTTATCAAAATTGAAAAACAATTTTAAGGCTTAAAATACCAAGTCTATAAATAAAATACAAAATAAATATTTTTTGTGGTATTATTAAAAAGCAAAAAATATTAAATTTATTAATGGAGAATTTGCAGTTTTAATTGACAAAAATAGTAATTATTTTTTTCTTTAAATAAAAAAATATAATTGTATAATTAGTTTTAGTCGTATATTATATAATTATTTGCAGATGACACCATAGCCAAATGGCCAAGGCATGAGTCTGCAAAACTCTGATTACGGGTTCGAATCCCGTTGGTGTCTCCATTTTGTACCCATAGCTCAACTGGACAGAGTGTCAGGTTACGGCCCTGAAGGTTGCGGGTTCGACTCCTGCTGGGTACGCCATTTCATCAGTGATGACCCTTAACAGCTTAGGCTGTTTTTATTTTTCAAATTTTTATATTAGATTTTAGCTTCATAAAAAAGATTGTTAAATATCAAAAGCTACTTCAAAAGATTAATATTCATCAATTGATACTTATATTTATTTTTAAAGCAAAAGTGTATTCAACTAAGTAATATAACAAATTATCTAACAAGTAATACATTCAACTCAGCATTGTTGGACTTCATCAAAATAATAAAGAACACAAGTGAAAAAATTGAAATAATGGAGCCATAATTATTCCTAGTAATAATCCGAAGTAATTTCAATATTCATTAATATATAAAAGCATTGGAATATTAAAAAGATATATTAAAGTCATCAAAATTAATGTTTTTAAAAAGTTGTTTAATTTTTTACTTTTGACCATTGGCACTAATAACATAATTGTAAAAGTTGATGAAAAACTAAGAATAAATGATAAAGAAAACAAGTAATTATTTTTAAGTAAAAATAAAACTAAAATTGAAATTACTAGACCATCATATTTTTTAAATTTGTTGTTATAACTAAAAGGATTATTTGAATTTTTAACAACTTGCATAATATAAGCTCTTAAAGCAGAAACAGGATTAGCAAGTAATGTTAAATAATAGAATATGAGGGCAAAAGCCACATATTTACTTTTGATTTTAATTTTATCCAAAGGTTTTAGTATCAACAAAATTAAATAGAATAATAAGTCAAAATGCAAACCTGAAATAACAATTAAATGAACAATATTAAGTCTATTAACTTTATTCAATACTAATTCTTTTGAATCATAGGATCCAAAAACTAACAACCTTCAATATGAATCAAATAATTCACCATGATTTTTTGAATAATTCATTATTTTTTCTTCAACAGAAAATTCTGGTTTAATAACAGTTAAAATGACTGTTTTTTTTAGCAAATAATTTATATTATTTTGCAAATAAAATGTTGCTATTTTACTATTGTCTATTTCAATAGGATTTAATTCACCTTGAATTTCTACTTGGTCCCCTAGACTTAAAGGAGTGCTATTTTTTAAATCACTTGTGTAAATTAAAATATTATTATTTTCATTTGATATAACTAAATATTTTTTGCTTAGGACGCTTATCGATCCTTCAATTTTATAAATACCTTTTTCATAATAAATTTTTGTTTTAGATAAAAAATAACTTAAATATAAAGTCAAAAGCATGGCTACTAAAATTAAATATTTAGGCTTAATTAAAGCTAAGAAAGTAACATAAATTAAAAATAATAGTATTCAAAATATTTTGGTTTCTTGAGCATTTATTACTAAGTGTAATAAAACAGGTGAGAGTAAACTAAAAAGAAAAAGACTTACAGAATTAAAATTCCTTGTAATTTCTTTAAGGTTACCTTGCCAACTCCCGAAATATTTTCTAAGTCGTTCCATGTTATTTGATTTTTCTTTTCTCTTAAATCTAAAATCTTGTTAACTATTGATTTTTTAATGCCAAAATCCACTAACAATTTAAAATGTTCTTTACTTAAGTTATTTCAATACAAAAAAGGGTTATTAGTTTTTTGATATGGAATGTAAATATTAAGATTTTCTTTTAATTCTTTTTTTAAGTCAATTTTGCTTAAGTCTGCATTTTCATAAGGTTGAGCCATATCTAATAATTCTTTTAAATAAATAGGCTTTTCGAAATAATAATTTTTAGCAAAGGCAACTGCACCGGATACTTTGATACAAAATTTTGATCCTATTGATGCAGGATCATTGCTTTTAACCTTTGCAACCTTGGTTCTTTGAATATTAAAAGCAATTGTACTTGTTGAAATTACAATTGTGCCTGCTAACAAAGTTCCTAATATTATCTTTCTATATTTCATTCCATTTTATACTTTAGCTTTTTTTAATTTTTGGTTGATTCTAGGAAAAATTTGGTATTTTAAGTCTATTTTTCCTAAATTTTTCCATTTTTGATATGTTTTTCATAAAAAAGTTAATTTTAATTTGAGGTGTTTCATGCAAAAAAATAGAGGAATGTTATTAGAAAAAATAATTAATAAAACAATTGATTACTATGCCAAAAATAAATTAGCTTATATTGAAAAGAAGTCTTTACCTGTTAAGTTTAAGAAGGTTAAAAATGATAATTTGAAATTGGATGAGGCTTATATATTAAAGAAGAGCACAGTTGATTACATCGGTTGCTATAAAGGATTTTTTGTTGCTTTTGAAGCAAAAAGCACAAATGAAAAAAGATTGCCAGCAAATAATATTGCTCGGCACCAAATTAAGTATTTATTGGATATTGAAAGTAATAGTGGATTAGCTTTCTTTATTATATTTTTTAGTTTTTGTGATGAGTTTTATCTTGTTAAAGCAAGTGAGTTAATTCAGCATATGAATAAATCTATTTCTTATGAAGAAATAAAAAACATAGGTTTTAGAATCGAATTAACCTTTCCAGGTATAATCGACTTTTTGCCCTATGTTCAAAATTTTTATTAGTGATTGTTGATATTAGAAGTTTACAATATCTCTTAAGTATTTTGAAGGTGTGAATTTTACAACACGTTTTTCAGGCACTTGAATTGGTTCATTTGTAAATGGATTAATTGTTTCACGTCCTCTTCTAATTTTTGTTTCGAAGGTTCCTAAATCTGAAAGTTGAACTTTATCTTCAGCTATAAGTTGTTCTTTTAAAACGAATAGAAATGCATCAAAGTATTGATCTGCTACTCTAACTGGAACTTCTAACATTTCAGCAATTTTTTGTACAAATTCTTTTTTGGTCATAATCTTCCTTTCTTGATTTATAGCATAATAATCATACTATATTTTTTATTATTTTATATTTTTTTACTTATTTATAGTACAAAAAGTCAAAAATACACTTTTGCATATAGCTTTTATAAAATTAAATAATTTAGCATACTTTGTTTAGTTAAAAACTAAAAAATAAAAAATGACTTTTTTATTAAGCCATCTTTTTAGTTATCTTGTGCTTTTTCACGATATGGAATTACGTGTACGTGTGTATGGAAAATTGTTTGATCAGCAGCTTCGCCTGTATTAATTATTATTTTGAAGCCTGCAATTTTCTTATCTAATACATGTTTTTTTCCAAGTTTACGAGCAACATTTATTAAATGTGCAGCTGTTTCATCATCTGCTTCAGTAATGTTTTTACTGTGTTTTTTTGGAACCACTAAGAAATGTCCGGGTTGAATTGGGAATTTGTCATAAAAAGCTATACATTTATCATCTTCAAAGATAATATTTGCTTCTGCTTTTTTGTTAATTATTAATTGAAATATGTTTTGCATAATTGACTCCTTATTTTTTGTTAGAGTCTTTGTCTTTTTCGCCTTCAACAAATTTTTCACCCTTAAGTACTTCTTTTAATGCATCATTTTCTACTTTAAGTTTGTAACCTAATTTAGTGAATGCAGTTTCTGCTGTATCAACTAATGAAGAATCTTTTAAAGCAAATAAGATCGCTAATTTTTTAAGATGATTTTGGAAGATTGTGCCTTTGAATGAAAGAAGTTTAACTTTTTCAGTTTCTTTTTCATTTGATTCTTTTGGTAATTCAACTTCAGGTTGTCCAATAGGGGCAATTTGGTTTAAGTAAGCAGCAACAATTTCTTTGTCTGATTTTGAGCCTTTATATGGACTGTAACCTTTTTTAAATAATTCATCATCTTGTAAAATTAGTCTATCTTCAATAGGTGTATAGAAACCATAAAGTTTGTTAGCTTCAGCATTTTGTAAATTCTTTTCAT
The Mycoplasmopsis fermentans PG18 DNA segment above includes these coding regions:
- a CDS encoding NAD(P)H-dependent glycerol-3-phosphate dehydrogenase; the protein is MKKVTIIGTGAWASALATVLSKNNNKVLMWGIDSSEVDSINKGNNSKYFKDALFNNPFNVKATLDLNEALKEFDYLILAVPSSAITSVLEQIKETIKNKKINVINVAKGIDEKTNEFFSEVLNKQFANNLKNYCTLIGPSFAVEVFENVLTMINVVGPKTRFLKKVSELFNNDTFRLVVNENEHGSELFAALKNVLAIGIGMIDYLRPYRNTMAALLSIGVKEIHMVYKRIFPESNDNMGFELAGIGDIFLTCSSTKSRNFSFGRQVAEFGLEATLKNNKKTIEGYHAAKILANILKKNKDLKIVFLKSIIDILYKNKKPELLLDFVKKYN
- the rsmA gene encoding 16S rRNA (adenine(1518)-N(6)/adenine(1519)-N(6))-dimethyltransferase RsmA, encoding MFQENKLKAKKRYGQNFLKDQNVINKIIELIKPQGEKILEIGPGRGALTKILNQQAKEFTAFEIDQDMVDYLQKNNILNQNQIVQGDFLIADLKKYKSYVVVGNIPYYITSDIIFKLLDYRHNFKKAILMVQNEVAQRLVAKPNQNDYSKLSITVQYCADVKKELFVKKTYFDPVPKVDSAIVSITFKNEANDNYENLKDFFKLCFLARRKKLSFALATKYSNDKIKIAYNKLNLKELTRIQELDLKTILALYDCLEN
- a CDS encoding TatD family hydrolase, whose amino-acid sequence is MSIKYIDAHTHPLKEYYDDNYHVIERAHAKGLVALLITGCNEQENEEVIKIAKNFSYTFPVIGIHPNECHGKVDGEIIEKQLDDSVVAIGEIGLDYFYTPEKKDIQIESLHAQIQVAKKHNLPVVIHMRDAYEDLYEIIKQYYKDVVFMIHTYSGNLYWAKKFYELGCYFSFSGVATYKNGTETIEVLDWLPIDRILTETDAPFLSPAHKRGELNYPNYVIQTTHFIAGIKKIPIEKFTDQILKNAKDLFKINVSRK
- a CDS encoding MAG0490 family ComEA-like DNA-binding protein; the protein is MKYRKIILGTLLAGTIVISTSTIAFNIQRTKVAKVKSNDPASIGSKFCIKVSGAVAFAKNYYFEKPIYLKELLDMAQPYENADLSKIDLKKELKENLNIYIPYQKTNNPFLYWNNLSKEHFKLLVDFGIKKSIVNKILDLREKKNQITWNDLENISGVGKVTLKKLQGILIL
- the hinT gene encoding histidine triad protein HinT codes for the protein MQNIFQLIINKKAEANIIFEDDKCIAFYDKFPIQPGHFLVVPKKHSKNITEADDETAAHLINVARKLGKKHVLDKKIAGFKIIINTGEAADQTIFHTHVHVIPYREKAQDN
- the mnmE gene encoding tRNA uridine-5-carboxymethylaminomethyl(34) synthesis GTPase MnmE, which codes for MINDTIAAISSGGKINQAISIIRVSGQDSIEIVSKIFKGKIGTNQTITYGHIFDNKTKEIIDEVLIAWFIGNKNFTGENTVEINCHGGVLVTNRILELLLANGARMALPGEFSRRSFLNGKMDLIKAEAINDLIHAKTLKQSELAIKKFDGKTSNMIKSFIDELAYLIGQMEINIDYPEYEDFENVLTKDLISRLQKLQDKLSLIIKESENSRLIFDGIKVAILGKPNVGKSSILNCLINEDKAIVTDQAGTTRDLVEASYQIDGLLFKLVDTAGIRKTNRKIEKIGIEKSFEQIEKCDVVIHVNEANTLENDYDKKVEKLAKQFNKPLIKVINKVDLLKNNKKKKNVIYVSAKNKNIDDLKEALVNIFSKNEINNEEYVVNARQLALVKKAHSSISDAIESINNGIDVDVVIIDVRQAWADLVDISGRADNELLLDEMFKNFCLGK
- a CDS encoding MAG0480 family ComEC-like protein — its product is MERLRKYFGSWQGNLKEITRNFNSVSLFLFSLLSPVLLHLVINAQETKIFWILLFLIYVTFLALIKPKYLILVAMLLTLYLSYFLSKTKIYYEKGIYKIEGSISVLSKKYLVISNENNNILIYTSDLKNSTPLSLGDQVEIQGELNPIEIDNSKIATFYLQNNINYLLKKTVILTVIKPEFSVEEKIMNYSKNHGELFDSYWRLLVFGSYDSKELVLNKVNRLNIVHLIVISGLHFDLLFYLILLILKPLDKIKIKSKYVAFALIFYYLTLLANPVSALRAYIMQVVKNSNNPFSYNNKFKKYDGLVISILVLFLLKNNYLFSLSFILSFSSTFTIMLLVPMVKSKKLNNFLKTLILMTLIYLFNIPMLLYINEYWNYFGLLLGIIMAPLFQFFHLCSLLFWWSPTMLSWMYYLLDNLLYYLVEYTFALKINISINWWILIFWSSFWYLTIFFMKLKSNIKIWKIKTA
- the recU gene encoding Holliday junction resolvase RecU, translated to MQKNRGMLLEKIINKTIDYYAKNKLAYIEKKSLPVKFKKVKNDNLKLDEAYILKKSTVDYIGCYKGFFVAFEAKSTNEKRLPANNIARHQIKYLLDIESNSGLAFFIIFFSFCDEFYLVKASELIQHMNKSISYEEIKNIGFRIELTFPGIIDFLPYVQNFY
- a CDS encoding HU family DNA-binding protein, which translates into the protein MNQERKIMTKKEFVQKIAEMLEVPVRVADQYFDAFLFVLKEQLIAEDKVQLSDLGTFETKIRRGRETINPFTNEPIQVPEKRVVKFTPSKYLRDIVNF